A genomic stretch from Sulfurihydrogenibium azorense Az-Fu1 includes:
- a CDS encoding 3-deoxy-D-manno-octulosonic acid transferase, whose translation MVYLVRLFYNLILTFLIIFFVPLWYFLNVRKGYKVGLLERFLLKTKKLDYQPVWIHCASTGEIKTALPIIDYIKSKEKVLLTVFSPRAYNFAVNNLKDMTVVFLPFDFGFLIKRFLKVYNPKLLIVEEAEFWFNLIYHSSKKIPVISINTKLPKNVNNIYYREILKRFSFFIVRTEEDKQPLKKVVAEDKIAVCGNLKLLSQVNLKDVKLDKKGKKVILAGSTHYPEEEILIKVFQKIKETLPNTCLIIAPRHVERVKEIIQTIKKYNLSFDLRSKTLALDNDVYIVDTLGELSSLYKYGDVVFVGGTFSKVGGHNIFEPILTGKKVIIGKNYFKIKDLVIQGEKLGAVVVVEDENQLKDAILELLKNSDLKVDISKIQIDIYNCYKKEIDRWI comes from the coding sequence ATGGTCTATTTAGTTAGACTTTTTTATAATCTAATATTAACTTTTTTAATTATATTTTTTGTTCCCCTATGGTACTTTTTAAACGTTAGAAAAGGGTATAAAGTTGGACTTTTAGAAAGGTTTTTACTAAAGACAAAAAAGTTAGATTACCAACCTGTATGGATTCACTGTGCAAGTACAGGAGAGATAAAAACAGCTTTGCCTATTATAGATTATATAAAATCCAAAGAAAAAGTATTACTTACAGTATTCTCACCAAGAGCTTACAACTTTGCAGTAAACAATCTAAAAGATATGACGGTAGTATTTCTACCTTTTGATTTTGGATTTTTAATAAAAAGGTTTTTAAAAGTATACAATCCTAAACTATTGATAGTAGAAGAAGCTGAATTCTGGTTTAACCTTATTTACCATTCATCTAAAAAAATACCTGTTATATCAATCAACACAAAACTACCAAAAAATGTAAACAACATCTACTACAGAGAGATACTTAAAAGATTTTCTTTCTTTATAGTAAGAACTGAGGAAGATAAACAACCTCTTAAAAAGGTTGTAGCAGAGGATAAGATAGCAGTTTGTGGAAATCTCAAACTTTTGTCTCAAGTTAATTTAAAAGATGTTAAATTAGACAAAAAAGGTAAAAAAGTTATCTTAGCAGGAAGTACTCACTATCCAGAGGAAGAGATTTTAATAAAAGTTTTTCAAAAGATTAAAGAAACTCTCCCAAACACCTGCTTAATAATAGCTCCACGACACGTTGAAAGGGTAAAGGAAATTATCCAAACCATTAAAAAATACAACCTATCTTTCGATTTAAGGTCTAAAACCCTAGCATTAGACAACGATGTTTACATTGTAGATACATTGGGTGAGTTGTCATCTTTATACAAGTATGGTGATGTTGTTTTTGTAGGAGGAACTTTTTCAAAAGTAGGAGGCCACAACATTTTTGAACCAATACTAACAGGCAAAAAAGTTATAATAGGAAAAAATTACTTTAAAATAAAAGATTTAGTTATACAAGGGGAAAAATTAGGAGCTGTTGTAGTCGTAGAAGATGAAAATCAGTTAAAAGATGCTATTTTAGAACTTTTAAAAAATTCTGACTTAAAAGTAGATATTAGCAAAATTCAAATAGATATTTATAACTGTTATAAAAAGGAGATAGACAGATGGATTTGA
- a CDS encoding ABC transporter permease — protein sequence MSIEYKFLFAYVLILISIYISYKEKIGLEKEILINSIRAFIQLLILGYALIFILKLSNVFELFGILFVMIVFAVYTAVKRVSIHDGVKIAFLSIFLSSFIIIGTLVLTNVLSLKANEIIPIGGMIIGNSLNAYTQTIERFKSDVKNNVDLIENLIALGLPLKEAFRFQIKNSIKAALIPILNNLQTLGIIWIPGITAGMVLAGANPIHAVFFQLVIMFSMVAVAVLTSYFATNLSYKKILWSI from the coding sequence TTGAGTATAGAGTATAAATTTTTATTCGCTTACGTTCTTATCTTAATCTCTATTTACATATCTTATAAAGAAAAAATAGGATTAGAAAAAGAGATACTGATAAACAGTATCAGGGCTTTTATTCAGCTACTTATTTTAGGATATGCTTTAATCTTCATTTTAAAACTGTCTAACGTATTTGAACTTTTTGGAATTTTGTTTGTTATGATTGTTTTTGCAGTTTATACAGCTGTAAAAAGGGTAAGCATACACGATGGAGTAAAAATAGCTTTTTTATCTATTTTTTTATCTTCTTTCATCATAATTGGAACCTTGGTTTTAACTAATGTACTGAGTTTAAAAGCAAACGAAATAATTCCTATAGGTGGAATGATTATAGGAAACTCTTTAAACGCTTACACTCAAACTATAGAAAGATTTAAAAGTGATGTAAAAAATAACGTTGACCTGATAGAAAACTTAATAGCTCTTGGACTACCCCTTAAAGAAGCTTTTAGGTTCCAAATAAAAAACTCAATAAAAGCAGCTCTTATACCTATACTTAACAATCTACAAACCTTAGGCATAATCTGGATTCCTGGAATAACTGCAGGAATGGTTTTGGCAGGGGCAAATCCTATTCATGCTGTTTTTTTTCAACTTGTTATAATGTTTAGTATGGTTGCAGTGGCAGTTTTAACATCTTACTTTGCAACAAACTTAAGTTATAAAAAAATACTATGGTCTATTTAG
- the hemN gene encoding oxygen-independent coproporphyrinogen III oxidase: MEFLTQEVKFDLDMIKKYDKPAPRYTSYPPATEFTHDIDKKDYVKKIIQSNDRKTPLSLYFHIPFCENACHFCGCNVIITRRKEVVKPYLDHLYKEMDLYKNLIDTNNRKVVQLHWGGGTPNYLSDEETVELFNEIKKRFIIDPQAEVSIEIDPRHVDKDRIFLLKEIGFNRVSFGIQDFNPKVQEAVNRIQPEEMIFNVMSWLRQAGFESVNIDLIYGLPYQTLETFTETIEKTIKLNPDRIAVFNFAYVPWLKRLQRNIDEKTLPPPAEKLRILQMTIEKLTNAGYVFIGMDHFAKPNDELAIAQRERTLHRNFQGYTTKAQAELFGFGATSISMLYDGYVQNYKVLRDYYETIDSGNLPIERGVYLNQDDIIRRDVIMKLMCHFRLVKSEISEKYNIDFDTYFETELNQLQDMEKDGLLKLYPDRIDITPIGRLLIRNIASTFDIYLRNKKERRFSKAI, translated from the coding sequence ATGGAATTTTTAACTCAAGAAGTTAAATTTGATTTAGATATGATAAAAAAATACGACAAGCCAGCTCCAAGGTACACAAGTTATCCACCTGCAACAGAGTTTACCCACGATATAGATAAAAAAGATTACGTTAAAAAGATAATACAGTCAAACGATAGAAAAACACCCTTATCTTTATACTTTCATATACCATTTTGTGAAAATGCTTGCCACTTTTGTGGTTGCAACGTAATAATAACAAGAAGAAAAGAAGTTGTAAAACCATATTTAGACCATCTTTACAAAGAAATGGATTTATACAAAAATCTTATAGATACTAATAATAGAAAAGTAGTTCAGCTCCACTGGGGTGGAGGAACACCTAACTACTTATCAGATGAGGAAACAGTTGAACTTTTCAATGAGATAAAAAAGAGATTTATAATAGACCCACAAGCAGAGGTAAGTATTGAGATAGACCCTCGCCACGTTGATAAAGACAGAATATTCTTATTAAAAGAGATAGGGTTTAACAGAGTAAGTTTTGGTATTCAAGACTTTAACCCAAAAGTCCAAGAAGCTGTCAACAGAATACAACCAGAAGAGATGATATTTAACGTTATGTCATGGCTTAGACAAGCAGGGTTTGAAAGTGTAAACATAGACCTTATCTACGGGCTTCCATACCAAACGTTAGAAACATTTACAGAAACCATAGAAAAAACTATCAAGTTAAATCCAGACAGAATAGCGGTCTTTAACTTTGCATATGTTCCATGGCTTAAAAGACTTCAAAGAAATATAGATGAAAAAACACTTCCACCACCAGCTGAAAAACTAAGAATCCTTCAAATGACAATAGAAAAGCTCACTAATGCAGGGTATGTATTTATAGGAATGGACCACTTTGCAAAGCCAAACGACGAGCTGGCAATAGCTCAAAGGGAAAGAACTCTACACAGAAACTTTCAAGGTTATACAACAAAAGCTCAAGCAGAACTCTTTGGCTTTGGAGCAACATCTATAAGTATGCTTTACGATGGCTATGTACAAAACTATAAAGTTTTAAGAGATTACTATGAAACCATAGACTCTGGAAACCTTCCCATAGAAAGAGGAGTGTACCTCAATCAAGATGACATAATAAGAAGAGACGTTATAATGAAACTAATGTGCCACTTTAGGCTTGTTAAATCAGAGATAAGTGAAAAGTATAATATAGATTTCGATACATACTTTGAAACAGAGTTAAATCAGCTTCAAGACATGGAAAAAGATGGATTATTAAAACTCTATCCAGACAGAATAGATATCACACCTATAGGGAGACTTTTAATAAGAAACATAGCATCTACCTTTGACATTTACCTTAGAAACAAAAAAGAGAGAAGATTTTCTAAAGCAATCTGA
- a CDS encoding endonuclease III domain-containing protein: MDGKTFVEVLKILKKESKNWNAPVVAFMGRTENNPYKVLIATILSLRTKDQITALASDRLFKVADTPEKMVNLPAEEIEKLIYPVGFYKNKAKTIKEISKIILEKYAGKVPDNLEDLLSLKGVGRKTANLVLSEGYKKPAICVDVHVHRISNRLGVVKTKTPEETEFKLMEILPKKYWRDVNWVLVAFGQTICKPIKPMCDICPVKNFCEFGKIKA, translated from the coding sequence ATGGACGGTAAAACTTTTGTAGAAGTTTTGAAAATACTTAAAAAAGAAAGTAAAAACTGGAATGCTCCTGTTGTTGCTTTTATGGGTAGGACAGAAAATAATCCATACAAAGTATTAATAGCCACTATTTTAAGTCTTAGGACAAAAGACCAAATAACAGCTTTGGCATCAGACAGGCTTTTTAAGGTTGCAGACACTCCAGAAAAAATGGTAAATCTACCAGCAGAAGAGATAGAAAAACTTATATACCCTGTAGGTTTTTACAAAAACAAAGCAAAGACGATAAAGGAGATATCTAAAATAATCCTTGAAAAATACGCTGGTAAAGTGCCAGACAACCTTGAAGACCTTTTATCTTTAAAAGGGGTAGGAAGAAAGACTGCAAACCTTGTTTTATCAGAAGGTTATAAAAAACCTGCAATCTGTGTAGATGTACATGTCCATAGAATATCAAATAGACTTGGTGTTGTAAAAACAAAAACTCCAGAAGAAACAGAGTTTAAACTTATGGAGATTCTGCCGAAAAAGTACTGGAGAGATGTAAACTGGGTTTTAGTTGCTTTTGGACAGACAATATGTAAACCTATTAAACCTATGTGTGATATATGTCCTGTAAAAAATTTTTGTGAGTTTGGTAAAATAAAAGCATGA
- a CDS encoding energy transducer TonB family protein produces the protein MSLYENKLLIIGFQVSLILHLLIFILLQLLPIRVLDFPLNQPIEIKLEEEEIKKTVEKKVQVHQKSIESKEEKKLVSPDRKVTNKPKSQEVKEKQPVVSKQAVINSQEATIKHQVKSSNPDILKIDDENLKLLGQLQSVSSGKKESAASNQEISFGESLSKIDSSVSGTGSSRSVIYKPNPPKITTSETLPSVKVKIWINPDGSVSKVELLTTTGDPEVNSTVISYMKRWKFNKISSTELQWAIVTIRFNN, from the coding sequence ATGAGTTTATATGAAAACAAACTACTTATTATAGGTTTTCAGGTATCTTTAATACTCCACCTTCTTATTTTTATACTTCTTCAGCTTCTTCCTATTAGAGTTTTAGACTTCCCTTTAAATCAGCCTATAGAGATAAAGTTAGAGGAAGAAGAGATAAAGAAAACTGTAGAGAAAAAAGTTCAAGTTCACCAAAAATCCATTGAAAGTAAAGAAGAAAAAAAGTTAGTATCTCCTGATAGAAAAGTAACTAATAAACCAAAAAGTCAAGAAGTAAAAGAAAAACAACCTGTTGTATCAAAACAAGCTGTAATTAACAGTCAAGAAGCTACAATTAAACATCAAGTAAAATCTTCAAATCCAGATATCTTAAAGATAGATGATGAGAATCTAAAACTATTAGGGCAGCTTCAATCTGTGTCAAGTGGTAAGAAAGAAAGTGCAGCTTCTAATCAAGAGATATCTTTTGGAGAGAGTTTATCTAAGATAGATTCGTCTGTAAGTGGAACAGGTTCTTCAAGGTCTGTAATCTATAAACCTAATCCTCCTAAAATAACAACCTCAGAAACTCTACCTTCTGTAAAGGTAAAGATATGGATAAATCCTGATGGGTCTGTCTCAAAGGTAGAACTTCTTACAACTACAGGAGACCCTGAAGTAAACTCAACTGTTATATCTTATATGAAAAGATGGAAATTTAATAAAATATCATCAACGGAGCTTCAGTGGGCTATCGTCACTATAAGGTTTAACAATTAA